The Sulfurihydrogenibium azorense Az-Fu1 genome contains the following window.
AATCAAGGGTTGCTTATAAATTAAAAGGCGAAGAAGGATACAACATAAAAACCTTTGAAGACTTTAAAGAGTATATTCAGACTTTAGAGAATACCTTCGTTATAACTAAAAATCTGGATTTAAAAGGTTCTGTAAAACTTCTTACCTCTTTATGTATAGAAGGTGGTTTTTACTGTTTAGAAAATAAAAAAGAAGAAAACCCATTTTTTATCGAACCTCTTTATCATGATTAAACATTTAAAAAAATTTACCGAAAAGTAATAAAGGGGTATAAAATGGTTAGATTTTTGTTAATGTTGTTAATCTTCATTATAAGTTTTTCTTTTGGATTTGAAATCAGAACTGGAGAGTATGAAGACAAAGTAAGAATAGTCTTAGATGGAGTTAAAAATGCTGATATTGTAACTGTGTCTAATAATCTAATACTAAAAGTTTCGGAAAAGTATAAAAATTCAAATTTTAAATTAAACAACTCGTCAATAAAAGAAATTGAAATCTATACAAACGAAGAGAAAAACTCTTCTTTAATTTACATTACACTTCAAGAAGGTTTGTCTTATAAATATTTTTCTCTATCAAATCCCGACAGGTTTGTTATTGATATAATGAAAGTATCTACAGTAAAAAATCAGATTCAAAAAACGGAAAAAAAAGATTATCAAGCTGATGTACTTGATACAATCTTAAAAAATTTAGAAAATCAAACGAAAAATACATCACTATCATCTTTTGAAATAGAAGTTCCTAAAAACTTTTCTGGTAAAAAGAAGGTTATAGTAATAGACCCGGGACATGGAGGACACGATCCGGGAGCTATGGCAAATGGCCTGAAAGAAAAAGATATAAACTTAAAGGTAGCTTTAAAGCTTAAGAATTACCTTGAAAAAGACGGCAGGTTTAAAGTTTATCTTACTAGAGATGACGATTACTTTGTACCTTTATACGATAGGACTTTAATAGCTTTAGAGAAAAAGGCCGACCTTTTTATAAGTATACATACTAACGCTTCTGAGAATCCTAACCTCTCTGGAACTTACGTATATACACTAAATTTAAAAGGTGCTACCTCTAAACTTGCAAAGATGGTAGAAGAAAGAGAGAACAAAACAGTTTTAAATGTAGTAAAAGTTAGTACAAATCCAAATGTAAATAAAATAGTTGCGGATATGGCTATTAGCCATACGATGACAGAAGGTTTAAACTTTGCAAAATTTATTGAAGTAAACGCTAAAAACCTACTACCTGATACAGAGTTTAAAAGAATAGAATCAGCTAACTTTGCAGTTTTAAAAACTCCTTCCATCCCGGCAGTGTTAGTAGAGACTGCTTTTATAACAAATGAAAAAGATGCAAAACTCTTAGCAAATGATAAGTTTTTAGACAACTTAGCAAAAGTTCTGTATAAATCTATAGTAGATTACTTTTTCAAATATAAAAATTTAGTTTTTAAAGGTAAAGCAGAAAGTTGATACTAGGAATTGATATAGGTAATACGACAGTAGAATTTGGACTTATTGAAAGCTTAGATGAAATACACAGTATGAAGTTTTCCACAGACTTAGATAAAACCCCTGATGACTGGATTTTAAATGTAGATTTTTTCATTAAATACTTTTCAGTTGATTTAAAAAGTATAAAAAACATACTCATATCATCTGTAGTACCTCATATAGAGACAAAAATCAGGGTTGCTATACTTAAATATTTTAACAAAAGCCCTTTATTTATTGGCAGAGATTTAAATATCCCAATAAAGGTAAACTACGATGACCCATCCCAAGTAGGTGTAGATAGACTGTTAAACAGTTATGCATCTTTTCACATTACAAAACCTCCCATACTCTGTATAGATTTTGGTACGGCCATCACCTTTGATGTAGTAAGTAAAAAAGGTGAGTATGAAGGCGGATTAATATTTCCTGGGATGGAGACATCTTTAAAATGTCTGTTCTCAAAAACAGCAAAACTTCCCAAAGTTAGCTTAGAAAAGCCAGATTATATAGTAGGTAAAAACACAGTAAAAAGTATACAATCTGGAATATACTACGGTTATCTTTCCTTGGTAGAAGGAATAATTAAAAAGGTTGAAGAAAGTTATAAAGAAAAGTTTAATATTGTACTAACTGGAGGAAATGCTGATATCATAGCAATAAACTTGAAAAGAAAATTTATTTTTGAGCCTAAACTTCCAATGAAAGGTATTTTTTATCTTGCAAATTCTCTAATGTAGTAATATAATATATTCTCTCTCATGGAGAGGTGGCTGAGTGGTCGAAAGCGGCTTCCTGCTAAGAAGTTGTGCGGGGTAAAACCTGCACCGCGGGTTCGAATCCCGCCCTCTCCGCTTTCTAATGTTTTAATATAAAGTTCTCTACCACATCTAAAATATCTTCTCCTATAAAATCAGCTGTAGTGTTTTCTATATACTTTAAACCTTGTCCAGTTTTTACCAATGCAGCCTTTATTCCTTCTTTGTGAGCTGCTAAAATATCGTTTTCCTTATCTCCTATTAAAAATGATTTAGAAGGGTCAACACTAAACTCTTTTATAGCTTGTCTTATCATACCACTTTCTGGCTTTCTACAATCACATTTAATAGAGTACTTTTCAACAGTACCGTTTTCATGGTGCGGACAGTAGTAAACTTTTTCTATTTTTATTCCATGTTTTTCAAACTCTTTAAGCATGTAGTCTGTGAGTTTTAAAAAGTCTTCTTCTGTGTAATAACCAACAGCTATTCCAGATTGATTTGTTACAATAAAAAGCTTAAAGCCATTATCTTGGAGTTTTTTTAAAGCTTCAAAAACGTTAGGATAAAACTCAAAATCTTCAATTTTATGGACATAGCCTTTATCTACATTAATAACTCCGTCTCTGTCTAAGAAAACCGCCTTCATTACACCTCCTTAACAATCTTTAAGCAGTTTTTTATACAGGTCTTCTAACTTTTTTTTAAATTCTTCTATCGACCCTGTGTTTTCTACAATGTAAGTTGCGTACTCTTTCTTTTCTTCTATATCCATCTGAGCGTTTATTCTACTTAGAGCTTCTTCTTTAGTAAAGCCTTTTTTCAGTAATCTTTCAAGTTGGAGTTCCTTTGGAGCGTATATAAGGATTACTTTTTCATAATTTTTATAACTACCAGTTTCAATCATCAAAGGAACAGACACTATAGCTATAGCATCTGGATTTTTTTCTTTAACTTCTTTTAACCATTCTTTTATCCTTTGATCTACCTTTGGATGTATTATACTTTCAAGGATTTTCCTTTTTTCAGGATTACTAAATATTATGTTAGCCAGCTTCTTTTTATCTAACTTATCTTCTTCAAAAGCCTCAGGAAAGTGATTTTTCACCTCTTCTAAAACCTTTTTATCTTCGTAGAGAGAGTGAACGACCTTATCAGCATCTATAACAAAACATCCAAGGTCCTGTAGTATCTTCTCAGCTGTAGATTTACCTGTAGCAATACCACCTGTAAGTCCTATTACTTTCATTTTTACTGCCTCTTTAGATGAACATCAAGTTGTGGATAAGGTATTTCTATATTTTCAGCTTTTAACCTTTTAAATATCCTCTTTCTAAGCTCACTTTGGACTGCAAAACCACTTTCATAGTCAGAAACAGATACATACAAAGTAAAGTTTAGGGAGCTGTCTCCAAAACCGGGAATAAACCTAAAGGCTGGTTTAGGGTCTAAAAGTAATCTATCATCCTCTTTTGAATACTTTTCAACTTCATCTAACACAACTTTTTCTAATTTATCTATGTCTGTGTTGTAAGAAACTGGAATTTCAATAGATATCTTTGTTATATTTACAGGTTTTGCGTAGTTTAGGACTATACTTTGAGCCAGCTTCTCATTTGGGATTATTACTGTATCGTTTGTTAAAGTTTTTAAAGTAGTTGTTCTCCAGTTTATGTTTACTACATAACCTCTTCTCCCGTTTTCAAGTTCTATTAAATCCCCTATATTTATTCTTTTTTCAAGGAGAATGTACAAACCTGAAAATATGTTTGAGAGAGTGTCCTTCAAAGCCAAACCTACAGCCAAACCACCAACTCCCAATGTAGTTATTATAGGAGTTATAGATATGTTTAAATTAGACAGAATAATTAAAACACCTACAGTATATATAATGGTATTTATCAAGATAAATATTAAGGAAGCTCCGGCTGTAGGTAAGCTCTTTTCTTCTAGATAAACTTTTAATGCTTTTGTAGATAAATGTGCTAAAAATATTGTTATTGATAAAATAAGTAAAGTATTTATCATTTTTGTTAAGAGATGGTAATGTTTCTCTGGAATATCTAAAAAGGTCAACGTTACATGTACTGATATTATAACTATCCAAAGTAGAGATGGTAGTTTGATTGCTTTATAAATAACATCATCTAACTTTGTTGTAGTCTTTTTAGCTAATTTCTTAAGAAATTCAATTATTAAAACACGTACAACGTATAAAATTCCGAAAGAAACAGAAAAAATAATGATTATTTTATAGTCCTTTAACATCTAAAGCAGACTCTTGATTAAGTTAGTTTGGAGCATACCTATTATTCCACTTAAAATCACGTAAAAGATAACTATCACGATTATAAACTGGAAATTCTTTGAGTTTTCAGAAGGTACATTTAAAACCTTCTCTGAACCAATAAATATAAGATAGAACATATAAAAACTTGATAAAAACATTAAAAAAGCGTTAACAGGAGAGTTTACCATATAACTTAACCCGGCAACCCAAACTGGAATGATAGATACACCTACAAGGTTAAAAACCTTCAAAGGATCCTCTTCTCCTCCAAAAGATTTACCAAAGAAAAAAACTAATGCGGATAAAAAGACCGGCTTAAAAATCTCAAATAACCACACTATCCCTAAAAATATAAACATCTTTGAGTAATCAGAAGATTGTAGCATATTTAAAATTTTATTCATGTACTCAATAGTGGAAGGGTCTGCTTTTGGGTCAGCTTTTAACAGGTCTATAAATTGATTTATGGAAGATATGTAATTAGACCTTAAAACCGTAAAACCTATTAAATAACCTATAACAGGAAAAAGAGAGAAAGGTATTAATAGTAGGATTAAACTACTGTAAGACAGTGGCTTTTCTTTAATTTGTTTCAAATTTTCTTTTGGATTTAGATATATCTTTAATAAACTTTCCAACTTCCACACCTCTTAATGTTTTGTTTATAATTATAACTTAAATTTTGATATAATTTATCAAAAATTTTCAGGAGGAAAACCTTGGAAGAACTAAAAAAACTTATAGTTGAAGCTTGGGATAATAGAGATTTATTAAAAGATAACAAGTATAAAGAAGCTGTAAGGGAGACTATAGACCTTCTTGATAAAGGGAAGATAAGGGTTGCTGAAAAGGTAAACGGTGAGTGGATTGTAAACGAGTGGGTAAAGCAGGCTATACTCCTTTACTTTCCTATCCAAGATATGCAGGTTATGGAAGTTGGACCTTTTGAATATTATGATAAGATACCTTTAAAGAAAAACTGGAAAGAAAGGGGAGTTAGAGTTGTTCCTCCGGCTACTGCAAGGTATGGAAGTTATATAGAGCCGGGAGCCATACTTATGCCTTCTTATGTAAATATAGGTGCGTACGTTGGAAGCGGAACTATGGTTGATACGTGGGCTACTGTTGGGTCTTGCGCTCAAGTTGGTAAAAATGTTCACTTGTCAGGTGGTGTAGGACTTGGTGGAGTTTTAGAGCCTCCTTCTGCAAGACCTGTTATTATAGAAGACAACTGTTTTATAGGTTCAAGATGTATCATCGTTGAAGGTGTAATAGTAGAAGAGGAGGCAGTCTTAGGTGCAAACGTTGTTATAACTGCATCTACAAGGATAATAGACGTATCTGGAGATGAACCTATAGAGTATAGAGGTAGAGTCCCTGCAAGAAGTGTAGTTGTCCCGGGTACTATAACTAAAAAATTTCCAGCTGGAGAGTACGGAGTTCAGTGTGCATTAATAATTGGAAAGAGAAAAGAGTCAACAGATAAAAAGACTTCCTTAAATGAAGCTCTAAGAGAGTTTAACGTTTCTGTTTAGTTTTGTAAATAAAAGCCAGCAATTCTGCTACTACTTTGTAGAGGTCTTCTGGTATCTCCTGATACAAATCTAAACCAGACAAGACCTCTACTAAATCTTTATCCTCTTTTATATAAACCCCATACTGCCTTGCAACTTCTATTATCTTTTGTGCAATTTCTCCTTTTCCTTTTGCAACAACTTTTGGAGCTGTATCTTTATATCTCTCATACTTTAAAGCTACTGCTTTTTTATCCTCAGTAGACATCGAAACTAACTACCTTTACTCCTTGCTGATTTAAAGATTTAAAAAGATCGTTTTTATAAATTTTTAATTTTTCTTTTAATTCCTCATTCTCTGGTCTTATTGAGATAAAGTAGCCATCTTTAAACCTTGCCACTAAAAAATCAACTTTTCCATCATCAAAGTCAAGACTCCCTTTAAAGTAAAAGACATCTTCATCGTTGACTTTAGACTTTTTTATCTCAAAGTATCCAAATTTTACATTTGGTAAGTTAAAGTTAAAAATACCGTAAACAGCATTACCAAGAAATGATGCAATCTGAAGATTTTTTACAGCTTCTAACGTTTTAGGGTCTTGGGTTGTAAACTTTAAGTCTTCTTTTATAGAGTCTATAACATTTTCTAACTGCTGTAATTTGTGTAAAGTAGCGTTATCTTCTATTTTCTCTTTTAACTCATTTATCTTTTCCTTGTAGTTTTGAGTGTTTAAGTCTTTTAAAATTGATTTTAAGGATTCTTCTTTTATGTTTTCTTGTAAATCAGTTATAACCTTAAAAAAGTTATAAACCTTGTTTTCGTAAAATGTCCCTGAGTTTTCTATGGAATTTTTTACGAAAGCTGTGTTTATCTCTGGCGTTTTATCAAATTTTGAGTTTTCAATAGAGATTTGAGAACTTTCTAACAAGTTTTTCACTATTTGGGTTTTAAGCTCTTCAGGTAGATTTTTAAGTGTTTCAAAGTTTT
Protein-coding sequences here:
- a CDS encoding N-acetylmuramoyl-L-alanine amidase; this encodes MVRFLLMLLIFIISFSFGFEIRTGEYEDKVRIVLDGVKNADIVTVSNNLILKVSEKYKNSNFKLNNSSIKEIEIYTNEEKNSSLIYITLQEGLSYKYFSLSNPDRFVIDIMKVSTVKNQIQKTEKKDYQADVLDTILKNLENQTKNTSLSSFEIEVPKNFSGKKKVIVIDPGHGGHDPGAMANGLKEKDINLKVALKLKNYLEKDGRFKVYLTRDDDYFVPLYDRTLIALEKKADLFISIHTNASENPNLSGTYVYTLNLKGATSKLAKMVEERENKTVLNVVKVSTNPNVNKIVADMAISHTMTEGLNFAKFIEVNAKNLLPDTEFKRIESANFAVLKTPSIPAVLVETAFITNEKDAKLLANDKFLDNLAKVLYKSIVDYFFKYKNLVFKGKAES
- a CDS encoding type III pantothenate kinase — protein: MILGIDIGNTTVEFGLIESLDEIHSMKFSTDLDKTPDDWILNVDFFIKYFSVDLKSIKNILISSVVPHIETKIRVAILKYFNKSPLFIGRDLNIPIKVNYDDPSQVGVDRLLNSYASFHITKPPILCIDFGTAITFDVVSKKGEYEGGLIFPGMETSLKCLFSKTAKLPKVSLEKPDYIVGKNTVKSIQSGIYYGYLSLVEGIIKKVEESYKEKFNIVLTGGNADIIAINLKRKFIFEPKLPMKGIFYLANSLM
- the gmhB gene encoding D-glycero-beta-D-manno-heptose 1,7-bisphosphate 7-phosphatase — its product is MKAVFLDRDGVINVDKGYVHKIEDFEFYPNVFEALKKLQDNGFKLFIVTNQSGIAVGYYTEEDFLKLTDYMLKEFEKHGIKIEKVYYCPHHENGTVEKYSIKCDCRKPESGMIRQAIKEFSVDPSKSFLIGDKENDILAAHKEGIKAALVKTGQGLKYIENTTADFIGEDILDVVENFILKH
- the coaE gene encoding dephospho-CoA kinase (Dephospho-CoA kinase (CoaE) performs the final step in coenzyme A biosynthesis.) → MKVIGLTGGIATGKSTAEKILQDLGCFVIDADKVVHSLYEDKKVLEEVKNHFPEAFEEDKLDKKKLANIIFSNPEKRKILESIIHPKVDQRIKEWLKEVKEKNPDAIAIVSVPLMIETGSYKNYEKVILIYAPKELQLERLLKKGFTKEEALSRINAQMDIEEKKEYATYIVENTGSIEEFKKKLEDLYKKLLKDC
- a CDS encoding mechanosensitive ion channel family protein, giving the protein MLKDYKIIIIFSVSFGILYVVRVLIIEFLKKLAKKTTTKLDDVIYKAIKLPSLLWIVIISVHVTLTFLDIPEKHYHLLTKMINTLLILSITIFLAHLSTKALKVYLEEKSLPTAGASLIFILINTIIYTVGVLIILSNLNISITPIITTLGVGGLAVGLALKDTLSNIFSGLYILLEKRINIGDLIELENGRRGYVVNINWRTTTLKTLTNDTVIIPNEKLAQSIVLNYAKPVNITKISIEIPVSYNTDIDKLEKVVLDEVEKYSKEDDRLLLDPKPAFRFIPGFGDSSLNFTLYVSVSDYESGFAVQSELRKRIFKRLKAENIEIPYPQLDVHLKRQ
- a CDS encoding YIP1 family protein, with the translated sequence MESLLKIYLNPKENLKQIKEKPLSYSSLILLLIPFSLFPVIGYLIGFTVLRSNYISSINQFIDLLKADPKADPSTIEYMNKILNMLQSSDYSKMFIFLGIVWLFEIFKPVFLSALVFFFGKSFGGEEDPLKVFNLVGVSIIPVWVAGLSYMVNSPVNAFLMFLSSFYMFYLIFIGSEKVLNVPSENSKNFQFIIVIVIFYVILSGIIGMLQTNLIKSLL
- a CDS encoding 2,3,4,5-tetrahydropyridine-2,6-dicarboxylate N-succinyltransferase yields the protein MEELKKLIVEAWDNRDLLKDNKYKEAVRETIDLLDKGKIRVAEKVNGEWIVNEWVKQAILLYFPIQDMQVMEVGPFEYYDKIPLKKNWKERGVRVVPPATARYGSYIEPGAILMPSYVNIGAYVGSGTMVDTWATVGSCAQVGKNVHLSGGVGLGGVLEPPSARPVIIEDNCFIGSRCIIVEGVIVEEEAVLGANVVITASTRIIDVSGDEPIEYRGRVPARSVVVPGTITKKFPAGEYGVQCALIIGKRKESTDKKTSLNEALREFNVSV
- a CDS encoding EscU/YscU/HrcU family type III secretion system export apparatus switch protein; this encodes MSTEDKKAVALKYERYKDTAPKVVAKGKGEIAQKIIEVARQYGVYIKEDKDLVEVLSGLDLYQEIPEDLYKVVAELLAFIYKTKQKR